A portion of the Caenorhabditis elegans chromosome III genome contains these proteins:
- the Y42G9A.3 gene encoding Leucine-rich repeat and WD repeat-containing protein 1 LRR domain-containing protein (Confirmed by transcript evidence), translating to MSDTPSTSSVFLPTWPTRRTDANLYPNGSTKSDELVLHDYGLEEIPMRYHIEQPEEDYDPQNVKKLDLTHNSFVILRGLTTFNNVSVLDVSFNSLSALPEDIGTLSSLTTLIARNNLLEHLPKGLQLLENLEHLYLSGNRLEYVPPVILTMRKLKTLHLGGNYIDSCPSNISVLTLLRVLYLGGNRLREIPASIGCLDELENLGLCDNILETIPSTLGDLHYLETLSLHNNRLRTLPTDILNLRRLQQLSLRNNPLVHSFVHNMDLAPPSLKELSGRTVRQNYHKVPNLDEILPSDLVAYLGSACQCVNPECQGVYFDARVEHIKFVDFCGKYRVPLMQFLCSPRCSAGVPSVDYDTSSESEEEIEPIMRRVLLG from the exons atgtccgaCACTCCATCAACCTCATCCGTCTTTCTTCCAACCTGGCCGACAAGGCGAACCGACGCCAATTTGTATCCCAACGG AAGTACTAAATCCGACGAACTTGTTCTTCATGACTATGGACTTGAAGAAATTCCAATGCGGTATCATATTGAGCAGCCAGAAGAAGATTACGATCCacaaaatgttaaaaagtTGGATCTCACTCATAACTCTTTCGTGATTCTTCGTGGTCTCACAACTTTCAATAATGTCTCGGTTCTTGATGTATCGTTCAATTCACTTTCGGCTTTACCAGAAGATATTGGTACTCTGAGCAGTTTGAC AACTCTAATTGCTCGAAACAACTTGTTGGAACATTTACCAAAAGGATTGCAACTTCTTGAGAATTTGGAACATCTTTATCTTTCTGGAAATCGACTTGAATACGTACCACCAGTCATTTTGActatgagaaaattgaaaactcttcATCTCGGAGGAAATTACATCGACAGTTGCCCATCAAACATTAGTGTTCTTACGTT actGAGAGTTCTATATCTCGGAGGTAATCGACTCCGTGAAATTCCTGCATCCATTGGTTGCCTAGATGAATTGGAAAACCTTGGTCTTTGTGATAATATTCTAGAGACAATTCCATCAACATTAGGAGATTTGCACTATTTGGAGACTTTGTCCTTGCATAACAACAGATTGCGAACTCTGCCCACTGATATTTTAAATCTGCGACGTCTGCAGCAATTATCTCTCCGTAACAATCCTCTGGTTCATTCATTCGTTCATAATATGGATCTTGCACCTCCATCATTGAAAGAATTATCAGGAAGAACTGTTCGACAGAACTATCACAAAGTACCGAATCTGGACGAAATTTTGCCATC TGATCTCGTAGCTTATCTAGGATCCGCTTGTCAATGTGTCAACCCTGAATGTCAAGGAGTCTACTTCGATGCTCGAGTTGAGCATATAAAATTTGTGGATTTCTGCGGAAAGTATCGAGTTCCACTTATGCAGTTCCTGTGCTCACCACGTTGCTCCGCCGGAGTTCCATCAGTCGACTACGATACTTCGTCTGAATCAGAAGAGGAGATTGAGCCAATCATGAGAAGAGTCTTGCTTGGTTGA
- the Y42G9A.3 gene encoding L domain-like protein (Confirmed by transcript evidence) translates to MSDTPSTSSVFLPTWPTRRTDANLYPNGSTKSDELVLHDYGLEEIPMRYHIEQPEEDYDPQNVKKLDLTHNSFVILRGLTTFNNVSVLDVSFNSLSALPEDIGTLSSLTTLIARNNLLEHLPKGLQLLENLEHLYLSGNRLEYVPPVILTMRKLKTLHLGGNYIDSCPSNISVLTLLRVLYLGGNRLREIPASIGCLDELENLGLCDNILETIPSTLGDLHYLETLSLHNNRLRTLPTDILNLRRLQQLSLRNNPLVHSFVHNMDLAPPSLKELSGRTVRQNYHKVPNLDEILPS, encoded by the exons atgtccgaCACTCCATCAACCTCATCCGTCTTTCTTCCAACCTGGCCGACAAGGCGAACCGACGCCAATTTGTATCCCAACGG AAGTACTAAATCCGACGAACTTGTTCTTCATGACTATGGACTTGAAGAAATTCCAATGCGGTATCATATTGAGCAGCCAGAAGAAGATTACGATCCacaaaatgttaaaaagtTGGATCTCACTCATAACTCTTTCGTGATTCTTCGTGGTCTCACAACTTTCAATAATGTCTCGGTTCTTGATGTATCGTTCAATTCACTTTCGGCTTTACCAGAAGATATTGGTACTCTGAGCAGTTTGAC AACTCTAATTGCTCGAAACAACTTGTTGGAACATTTACCAAAAGGATTGCAACTTCTTGAGAATTTGGAACATCTTTATCTTTCTGGAAATCGACTTGAATACGTACCACCAGTCATTTTGActatgagaaaattgaaaactcttcATCTCGGAGGAAATTACATCGACAGTTGCCCATCAAACATTAGTGTTCTTACGTT actGAGAGTTCTATATCTCGGAGGTAATCGACTCCGTGAAATTCCTGCATCCATTGGTTGCCTAGATGAATTGGAAAACCTTGGTCTTTGTGATAATATTCTAGAGACAATTCCATCAACATTAGGAGATTTGCACTATTTGGAGACTTTGTCCTTGCATAACAACAGATTGCGAACTCTGCCCACTGATATTTTAAATCTGCGACGTCTGCAGCAATTATCTCTCCGTAACAATCCTCTGGTTCATTCATTCGTTCATAATATGGATCTTGCACCTCCATCATTGAAAGAATTATCAGGAAGAACTGTTCGACAGAACTATCACAAAGTACCGAATCTGGACGAAATTTTGCCATCGTAA
- the Y42G9A.2 gene encoding uncharacterized protein (Confirmed by transcript evidence), translating to MQTLTLIFIFSVILTVFHVECATRAPKLSKHTKKTVNKLVNCLTPVDTVLAAKTADCEDSICVSSAKQYAQRRYPTQYHSTVVPCLSSTTTLAPVTEKMEKTKKNGTKNRKMKVEGVVNQE from the exons ATGCAAACTTtgacattaatttttatattttctgtgattttgaCTGTATTCCATGTGGAATGTGCAACAAGAGCACCAAAACTTTCGAAACACACAAAG AAAACAGTCAACAAGTTGGTCAACTGTCTGACTCCCGTGGACACCGTTTTGGCCGCCAAGACAGCCGATTGTGAAGACAGTATCTGTGTGTCAAGTGCTAAACAATATGCACAGAGACGATATCCAACACAGTATCATAGTACAGTAGTCCCATGTCTCTCATCAACAACTACATTGGCTCCTGTCActgagaaaatggagaaaaccaagaaaaatggAACTAAGAACAGGAAAATGAAGGTGGAAGGCGTTGTCAACCAAGAATAA
- the rotr-1 gene encoding Nbl1_Borealin_N domain-containing protein (Confirmed by transcript evidence): MDDSQESSFSVSKYETNDDGSMGQFISINECEREIQMLERDIRQQKESSANAKTAITFDQLRKIHTLSTLLGPHKELFFDRICRAADIQRASLKNRLKSNINKFEPSTPLSFQPGFDSQSSLSTTSESQNFVVTPTTLSSLLNNHTRKNHIEMLAPLASEEELMRFPAERQFDLMQIGFSYDEVKQLLEMFEKFKNDVQEINRLHTLTQILNQFCNYISMYAPPNLKMISSAFNLLELGNSAHEVKRVLLKARRREESEESDVSFSKKPRPSSRSPASPNRDDLLLGLDRSPPSDDGTQKV, from the exons ATGGACGACAGTCAAGAGTCGAGTTTTTCGGTTTCCAAATATGAAAC aaatgatGATGGATCTATGGGCCAATTCATTTCAATAAAT GAATGTgaacgggaaattcaaatgttagAACGTGACATTCGTCAACAGAAAGAGTCCAGTGCAAATGCGAAAACAGCGATAACATTCGATCAACTTCGGAAAATTCATAC ACTCTCTACATTGCTTGGACCACACAAAGAGCTATTCTTTGATAGGATATGTCGGGCAGCCGATATACAAAGGgcatctttgaaaaatcgtttgaaatcaaatataaat aaattcgaGCCCAGCACACCTCTGTCGTTTCAACCGGGATTCGATTCTCAGAGCTCTCTTTCAACGACTTCAGAGAGCCAAAATTTTGTGGTGACCCCAACAACTCTTAGCAGTTTATTGAACAATCACACA cGGAAGAATCACATTGAAATGCTGGCTCCACTAGCGTCCGAAGAGGAGTTGATGAGATTTCCTGCGGAACGACAGTTTGATCTAATGCAAATTGGATTTAGTTACGATGAAGTGAAGCAGTTGctggaaatgtttgaaaaattcaagaatgaCGTTCAAGAGATTAACAGGCTTCATACATTGACACAG atcCTGAATCAATTTTGCAACTACATCTCAATGTACGCACCAcccaatctgaaaatgatatcATCGGCGTTCAATTTGCTAGAACTTGGAAACTCAGCTCATGAAGTGAAAAGGGTTTTACTGAAAGCG cgTCGTCGTGAAGAATCAGAAGAATCAGAtgtttcattttccaaaaagccaCGTCCTTCTTCTAGATCTCCTGCATCTCCAAATCGAGATGATCTATTGTTGGGACTCGATCGTTCTCCGCCCAGCGATGATGGAActcagaaagtttga
- the anmt-2 gene encoding Nicotinamide N-methyltransferase (Confirmed by transcript evidence), protein MSTLIDPTITESSDAQHTVLLPEDYVKKFDPDEYLQFYFSRDAIEDGTRVSLFALPVFAQLMLQTMRPSERETLLDIGAGPTVYSALCFRDVAKRVHLSDFVDRNLDVLRKWIRHEETIDWVPTIKVINRTEGGPTPTDQVCIDVEEKARGLVKSGGIHFADVHQMDVVPELAGKKVDILVSIFTLESACRNYEEYCKCVTNMMRHLRSGGRFVLGSVLEDDEYNSGRKTIFHLLNLSEQMILDALVSVGLDVANAKKYVLDGEGVMFIMATKL, encoded by the exons ATGTCTACTCTCATCGACCCTACCATTACGGAATCATCGGATGCCCAGCATACTGTACTTTTGCCTGAGGACTACGTCAAGAAGTTCGATCCTGATGAGTATTTGCAGTTTTATTTCAGCAG AGATGCTATTGAAGATGGAACCCGTGTTTCCCTATTCGCACTTCCTGTCTTCGCCCAACTTATGCTCCAAACTATGCGACCTTCTGAACGTGAAACTCTTCTGGATATTGGAGCAGGACCAACCGTCTATTCGGCTCTTTGTTTCCGTGATGTGGCAAAGCGTGTTCACTTATCAGATTTTGTCGATCGGAACCTTGACGTTCTGAGAAAATGGATCCGCCACGAGGAGACTATTGACTGGGTGCCAACTATCAAAGTGATCAACCGAACGGAAGGAGGTCCCACTCCAACAGATCAAGTATGCATTGATGTTGAAGAAAAAGCCCGCGGATTGGTCAAGTCTGGTGGAATTCATTTCGCAGATGTTCACCAGATGGATGTGGTCCCTGAATTGGCTGGGAAGAAGGTGGATATCCTGGTGTCGATCTTCACGTTAGAAAGTGCTTGTCGCAACTATGAAGAGTATTGTAAATGTGTCACTAATATG ATGAGACATCTCCGTTCCGGCGGTCGTTTTGTGCTTGGTTCGGTGCTCGAGGACGATGAGTACAACTCGGGAAGAAAG ACAATCTTCCATCTCCTCAATCTCAGTGAACAGATGATTCTTGATGCTCTTGTATCTGTTGGTCTTGATGTTGCCAATGCAAAGAAATACGTTTTGGACGGAGAAGGTGTCATGTTCATAATGGCTACGAAGCTCTAA
- the nfm-1 gene encoding FERM domain-containing protein (Confirmed by transcript evidence): MGGFSIFSRNTKPIYAKVSTMDADLEKIVIEKTWTGRHLFEAVCRIIGLRETWYFGLQFTNKKNIPCWLQNDKTICGQDIQKDTSDGTFNFLFLVKFYPEDVEPEIILDATRHLFFLQIREAILSMNLYCSPEASVLLASFAVQAMHGDCTEEVGPIDLDKHLPKSVIDQYDMSADMWRDRIKRWWSRNAGQSREEAELEYLRVAQDLEMYGILYYPICNNKETDLHLGISAQGLGIYKGVNRITPRPFFSWSEIKNIQFKNRKFHMKTVDKSTISFRSRETSIDSSILDLCIGTHNLYLRRRQPDTLEVQQMRSQAKEDKQRRAAEQAKVALERKERQQMEKEYKEMKQKVEVMTLELMKAQENIRKAEEANDQLAEKARHSEHETLMLYKQKSEVEAECNRLSMNNMKSEEALLRMERKAREAEILAKQMSMSLADVSLDANRKMTQYSSQSALIIDPNWHQQVSGHQSGHPGMPSTGSFHQLQSLDTHTHPQQMMSRSLNMPSSAFSSPIPSNQPLSHQQPQQMSQNTQAHQQQTQVQNQNQPPYYGGSGMIIPPPDPSISQIFEQQTTLMELEKSRSEYETRARIFKEHLEELRGDIDGLKRDGNVQNGQHREHDAVHAQNVAHGFDKFTTMRMKKSKSASSIGSSGSSDSLELNTVARHVAGRGIPRVSTVSTTSSSSILSHVMMLHRQQSYDLGNTEWQEADI, encoded by the exons ATGGGTggattttcgatattttcgcGAAACACGAAGCCCATTTACGCAAAAGTGAGCACAATGGATGCTGATTTGGAGAAGATTGTAATTGAGAAAACATGGACAGGAAGACATTTATTTGAAGCAGTTTGTCGAATTATTGGATTACGGGAAACTTGGTATTTTGGACTACAGTTCACAAATAAAAAGAATATTCCATGTTGGTTACAGAATGATAAAACT atctgTGGCCAAGACATCCAAAAAGACACATCTGATGGAACTTttaatttcttatttcttgTCAAATTCTATCCAGAAGACGTGGAACCTGAGATTATTCTAGATGCCACTAGACATTTGTTCTTTTTACAAATACGAGAAGCAATACTTTCAATGAATCTATATTGTTCACCTGAAGCAAGTGTTTTATTGGCCAGTTTTGCAGTTCAAGCAATG catggCGACTGTACAGAAGAAGTTGGTCCAATTGATCTTGACAAGCATTTACCAAAAAGTGTGATTGATCAATATGATATGAGTGCTGATATGTGGAGAGATCGAATAAAACGATGGTGGTCACGGAATGCAGGACAATCAAGAGAAGAAGCTGAACTTGAGTATTTGAGAGTTGCACAGGATTTGGAGATGTATGGAATATTATATTATCCTATTTGT aataacaAAGAAACTGACTTACATCTTGGTATATCCGCTCAAGGGTTGGGAATCTATAAGGGAGTGAATCGAATAACACCTCGGCCGTTTTTTAGTTGGAGTGAGATTAAGAATATTCAATTTAAGAATCgaaag TTTCACATGAAAACCGTCGACAAATCCACAATATCATTTCGATCACGAGAGACATCAATTGATTCTTCAATATTGGATCTTTGCATTGGAACACACAATTTGTATTTAAGGAGGAGGCAGCCAGACACGTTAGAG GTTCAACAAATGAGATCACAAGCAAAAGAAGACAAGCAACGTCGAGCAGCAGAACAAGCAAAAGTTGCATTGGAACGAAAAGAGAGGCAGCAAATGGAAAAAGAATATAaggaaatgaaacaaaaagttgaagtgATGACTTTGGAATTAATGAAAGCTCAAGAAAATATACGAAAGGCAGAAGAAGCGAATGATCAATTAGCAGAGAAGGCACGACACAGTGAACATGAAACTTTGATGTTGTACAAGCAAAAAAGTGAAGTTGAAGCTGAATGTAATCGATTAAGTATGAATAATATGAag tccGAAGAAGCTCTGTTGAGAATGGAACGAAAAGCTCGGGAAGCTGAGATTTTGGCAAAGCAGATGTCAATGTCACTAGCAGATGTAAGCCTTGACGCGAATCGGAAAATGACACAGTATTCGAGTCAGTCTGCGTTGATTATTGATCCG aattgGCATCAACAAGTATCTGGTCATCAATCAGGTCATCCTGGTATGCCATCAACAGGATCATTTCATCAACTGCAATCACTTGaca caCACACTCATCCTCAACAAATGATGTCTCGAAGTCTGAATATGCCATCATCTGCATTTTCCTCCCCAATTCCTTCAAATCAACCACTTTCTCATCAACAACCACAACAAATGTCTCAAAATACTCAAGCTCATCAACAACAAACTCAAGTTCAAAATCAGAATCAACCGCCATATTACGGAGGATCTGGTATGATTATTCCACCACCCGATCCTTCAATTAGTCAGATTTTCGAGCAACAGACTACTCTGATGGAGTTGGAAAAATCAAG gtcaGAATACGAAACACGAGCGCGAATCTTCAAGGAGCACCTGGAAGAATTACGTGGCGATATTGACGGCCTGAAACGAGACGGTAATGTACAAAATGGGCAGCATCGAGAGCATGATGCGGTTCATGCACAAAATGTGGCACACGGTTTTGATAAGTTCACGACGATGAGAATG aaaaaatcaaaaagcgcAAGCTCAATTGGCTCATCGGGTTCCTCCGATTCCTTGGAGCTCAATACTGTCGCTAGACATGTGGCGGGACGAGGGATTCCACGTGTCTCTACAGTATCCACTACGAGCTCGTCAAGTATTCTGAGCCACGTCATGATGCTGCATAGACAGCAGTCTTATGATTTGGGAAACACTGAATGGCAGGAAGCTGACATTTGA
- the nfm-1 gene encoding FERM domain-containing protein (Confirmed by transcript evidence), translating into MGGFSIFSRNTKPIYAKVSTMDADLEKIVIEKTWTGRHLFEAVCRIIGLRETWYFGLQFTNKKNIPCWLQNDKTICGQDIQKDTSDGTFNFLFLVKFYPEDVEPEIILDATRHLFFLQIREAILSMNLYCSPEASVLLASFAVQAMHGDCTEEVGPIDLDKHLPKSVIDQYDMSADMWRDRIKRWWSRNAGQSREEAELEYLRVAQDLEMYGILYYPICNNKETDLHLGISAQGLGIYKGVNRITPRPFFSWSEIKNIQFKNRKFHMKTVDKSTISFRSRETSIDSSILDLCIGTHNLYLRRRQPDTLEVQQMRSQAKEDKQRRAAEQAKVALERKERQQMEKEYKEMKQKVEVMTLELMKAQENIRKAEEANDQLAEKARHSEHETLMLYKQKSEVEAECNRLSMNNMKSEEALLRMERKAREAEILAKQMSMSLADVSLDANRKMTQYSSQSALIIDPNWHQQVSGHQSGHPGMPSTGSFHQLQSLDTHTHPQQMMSRSLNMPSSAFSSPIPSNQPLSHQQPQQMSQNTQAHQQQTQVQNQNQPPYYGGSGMIIPPPDPSISQIFEQQTTLMELEKSRSEYETRARIFKEHLEELRGDIDGLKRDGNVQNGQHREHDAVHAQNVAHGFDKFTTMRMSMRGTPRQRAQAFDGM; encoded by the exons ATGGGTggattttcgatattttcgcGAAACACGAAGCCCATTTACGCAAAAGTGAGCACAATGGATGCTGATTTGGAGAAGATTGTAATTGAGAAAACATGGACAGGAAGACATTTATTTGAAGCAGTTTGTCGAATTATTGGATTACGGGAAACTTGGTATTTTGGACTACAGTTCACAAATAAAAAGAATATTCCATGTTGGTTACAGAATGATAAAACT atctgTGGCCAAGACATCCAAAAAGACACATCTGATGGAACTTttaatttcttatttcttgTCAAATTCTATCCAGAAGACGTGGAACCTGAGATTATTCTAGATGCCACTAGACATTTGTTCTTTTTACAAATACGAGAAGCAATACTTTCAATGAATCTATATTGTTCACCTGAAGCAAGTGTTTTATTGGCCAGTTTTGCAGTTCAAGCAATG catggCGACTGTACAGAAGAAGTTGGTCCAATTGATCTTGACAAGCATTTACCAAAAAGTGTGATTGATCAATATGATATGAGTGCTGATATGTGGAGAGATCGAATAAAACGATGGTGGTCACGGAATGCAGGACAATCAAGAGAAGAAGCTGAACTTGAGTATTTGAGAGTTGCACAGGATTTGGAGATGTATGGAATATTATATTATCCTATTTGT aataacaAAGAAACTGACTTACATCTTGGTATATCCGCTCAAGGGTTGGGAATCTATAAGGGAGTGAATCGAATAACACCTCGGCCGTTTTTTAGTTGGAGTGAGATTAAGAATATTCAATTTAAGAATCgaaag TTTCACATGAAAACCGTCGACAAATCCACAATATCATTTCGATCACGAGAGACATCAATTGATTCTTCAATATTGGATCTTTGCATTGGAACACACAATTTGTATTTAAGGAGGAGGCAGCCAGACACGTTAGAG GTTCAACAAATGAGATCACAAGCAAAAGAAGACAAGCAACGTCGAGCAGCAGAACAAGCAAAAGTTGCATTGGAACGAAAAGAGAGGCAGCAAATGGAAAAAGAATATAaggaaatgaaacaaaaagttgaagtgATGACTTTGGAATTAATGAAAGCTCAAGAAAATATACGAAAGGCAGAAGAAGCGAATGATCAATTAGCAGAGAAGGCACGACACAGTGAACATGAAACTTTGATGTTGTACAAGCAAAAAAGTGAAGTTGAAGCTGAATGTAATCGATTAAGTATGAATAATATGAag tccGAAGAAGCTCTGTTGAGAATGGAACGAAAAGCTCGGGAAGCTGAGATTTTGGCAAAGCAGATGTCAATGTCACTAGCAGATGTAAGCCTTGACGCGAATCGGAAAATGACACAGTATTCGAGTCAGTCTGCGTTGATTATTGATCCG aattgGCATCAACAAGTATCTGGTCATCAATCAGGTCATCCTGGTATGCCATCAACAGGATCATTTCATCAACTGCAATCACTTGaca caCACACTCATCCTCAACAAATGATGTCTCGAAGTCTGAATATGCCATCATCTGCATTTTCCTCCCCAATTCCTTCAAATCAACCACTTTCTCATCAACAACCACAACAAATGTCTCAAAATACTCAAGCTCATCAACAACAAACTCAAGTTCAAAATCAGAATCAACCGCCATATTACGGAGGATCTGGTATGATTATTCCACCACCCGATCCTTCAATTAGTCAGATTTTCGAGCAACAGACTACTCTGATGGAGTTGGAAAAATCAAG gtcaGAATACGAAACACGAGCGCGAATCTTCAAGGAGCACCTGGAAGAATTACGTGGCGATATTGACGGCCTGAAACGAGACGGTAATGTACAAAATGGGCAGCATCGAGAGCATGATGCGGTTCATGCACAAAATGTGGCACACGGTTTTGATAAGTTCACGACGATGAGAATG AGTATGCGAGGAACTCCACGACAACGAGCACAAGCTTTTGATGGAATGTGA
- the nfm-1 gene encoding FERM domain-containing protein (Confirmed by transcript evidence) — protein sequence MGGFSIFSRNTKPIYAKVSTMDADLEKIVIEKTWTGRHLFEAVCRIIGLRETWYFGLQFTNKKNIPCWLQNDKTICGQDIQKDTSDGTFNFLFLVKFYPEDVEPEIILDATRHLFFLQIREAILSMNLYCSPEASVLLASFAVQAMHGDCTEEVGPIDLDKHLPKSVIDQYDMSADMWRDRIKRWWSRNAGQSREEAELEYLRVAQDLEMYGILYYPICNNKETDLHLGISAQGLGIYKGVNRITPRPFFSWSEIKNIQFKNRKFHMKTVDKSTISFRSRETSIDSSILDLCIGTHNLYLRRRQPDTLEVQQMRSQAKEDKQRRAAEQAKVALERKERQQMEKEYKEMKQKVEVMTLELMKAQENIRKAEEANDQLAEKARHSEHETLMLYKQKSEVEAECNRLSMNNMKSEEALLRMERKAREAEILAKQMSMSLADVSLDANRKMTQYSSQSALIIDPNWHQQVSGHQSGHPGMPSTGSFHQLQSLDTHTHPQQMMSRSLNMPSSAFSSPIPSNQPLSHQQPQQMSQNTQAHQQQTQVQNQNQPPYYGGSGMIIPPPDPSISQIFEQQTTLMELEKSRSEYETRARIFKEHLEELRGDIDGLKRDGNVQNGQHREHDAVHAQNVAHGFDKFTTMRMVSR from the exons ATGGGTggattttcgatattttcgcGAAACACGAAGCCCATTTACGCAAAAGTGAGCACAATGGATGCTGATTTGGAGAAGATTGTAATTGAGAAAACATGGACAGGAAGACATTTATTTGAAGCAGTTTGTCGAATTATTGGATTACGGGAAACTTGGTATTTTGGACTACAGTTCACAAATAAAAAGAATATTCCATGTTGGTTACAGAATGATAAAACT atctgTGGCCAAGACATCCAAAAAGACACATCTGATGGAACTTttaatttcttatttcttgTCAAATTCTATCCAGAAGACGTGGAACCTGAGATTATTCTAGATGCCACTAGACATTTGTTCTTTTTACAAATACGAGAAGCAATACTTTCAATGAATCTATATTGTTCACCTGAAGCAAGTGTTTTATTGGCCAGTTTTGCAGTTCAAGCAATG catggCGACTGTACAGAAGAAGTTGGTCCAATTGATCTTGACAAGCATTTACCAAAAAGTGTGATTGATCAATATGATATGAGTGCTGATATGTGGAGAGATCGAATAAAACGATGGTGGTCACGGAATGCAGGACAATCAAGAGAAGAAGCTGAACTTGAGTATTTGAGAGTTGCACAGGATTTGGAGATGTATGGAATATTATATTATCCTATTTGT aataacaAAGAAACTGACTTACATCTTGGTATATCCGCTCAAGGGTTGGGAATCTATAAGGGAGTGAATCGAATAACACCTCGGCCGTTTTTTAGTTGGAGTGAGATTAAGAATATTCAATTTAAGAATCgaaag TTTCACATGAAAACCGTCGACAAATCCACAATATCATTTCGATCACGAGAGACATCAATTGATTCTTCAATATTGGATCTTTGCATTGGAACACACAATTTGTATTTAAGGAGGAGGCAGCCAGACACGTTAGAG GTTCAACAAATGAGATCACAAGCAAAAGAAGACAAGCAACGTCGAGCAGCAGAACAAGCAAAAGTTGCATTGGAACGAAAAGAGAGGCAGCAAATGGAAAAAGAATATAaggaaatgaaacaaaaagttgaagtgATGACTTTGGAATTAATGAAAGCTCAAGAAAATATACGAAAGGCAGAAGAAGCGAATGATCAATTAGCAGAGAAGGCACGACACAGTGAACATGAAACTTTGATGTTGTACAAGCAAAAAAGTGAAGTTGAAGCTGAATGTAATCGATTAAGTATGAATAATATGAag tccGAAGAAGCTCTGTTGAGAATGGAACGAAAAGCTCGGGAAGCTGAGATTTTGGCAAAGCAGATGTCAATGTCACTAGCAGATGTAAGCCTTGACGCGAATCGGAAAATGACACAGTATTCGAGTCAGTCTGCGTTGATTATTGATCCG aattgGCATCAACAAGTATCTGGTCATCAATCAGGTCATCCTGGTATGCCATCAACAGGATCATTTCATCAACTGCAATCACTTGaca caCACACTCATCCTCAACAAATGATGTCTCGAAGTCTGAATATGCCATCATCTGCATTTTCCTCCCCAATTCCTTCAAATCAACCACTTTCTCATCAACAACCACAACAAATGTCTCAAAATACTCAAGCTCATCAACAACAAACTCAAGTTCAAAATCAGAATCAACCGCCATATTACGGAGGATCTGGTATGATTATTCCACCACCCGATCCTTCAATTAGTCAGATTTTCGAGCAACAGACTACTCTGATGGAGTTGGAAAAATCAAG gtcaGAATACGAAACACGAGCGCGAATCTTCAAGGAGCACCTGGAAGAATTACGTGGCGATATTGACGGCCTGAAACGAGACGGTAATGTACAAAATGGGCAGCATCGAGAGCATGATGCGGTTCATGCACAAAATGTGGCACACGGTTTTGATAAGTTCACGACGATGAGAATGGTAAGTAGATAA